The DNA sequence GCTACGACTGTCTTCCTGACCGACAAATTCTATGCCCATTGGCTACCTCTTCCAAAAATGTGTTTTAACTTGCGGATTATATCGCGTTTTGGCTGAATTTCCCAAACATGGTCCGGCAAAGGCTCGTATAGCAATTTGGCAATTCCCAAAACACCCGTCATGCCTGCATCGTATTGCAGGTGATCGGCCAGTCCTTCAATGAAATACGGCTTCGCCAAACGCGCCGGCAAAGCGAATTTTTCTTCTAAATAATGCGTCAGCCCCGGCAGTTGCGCCGCGCCGCCGGTAATCACGATGCTGTGAATCGGGATTTCCCTCATGCCCAAGCGGCGCAAAGCGGCTTCAAAATGCTGGAATAATTGCGCATAGCTTTCATGGATGGCGGCAACGAAATCCGCGCTTTCGATTTTGCGTCCGCTGCGCAGCCCCGTATGCGGCAATTCCAAAAACTGCGTTTTCATCAGCGGCAGCAGCATCGCGCCTTGCTGGCATTTGAGCATTTCCGCATATTGGCGCGTGGTGGAATATTTGCCTGCCAAATGGCTGGAAACTTGCTCGCCGCCGATGGTCAGTCCGCCGCTGGCAATCGGCACGCCGTTTAACCAAATCATAAAATCGCTGGTGCCGGCGCCGATATCCAAGAGACATACGCCCATCTCGCGCTCTTCCGCGGTGGTCGCCATATAAGAAGACGCCAAAGCGCTGGAAACGATGGCATTCACGCCGACCCCTGCCGCTTCCACGCAACGCTTGATGGTGGCGCACATGGTTTGATCGGCGCGCAGAACGTGATAACTGGCATTCACCTGCCGCGCCGGCATGGATTCGGGGTAGGCTACTTCATAGCGTCCGTCTAAAACGTATTGCTGCGCCAAGATATGCAGAATTTGCTGGCTCGGCTCGCTGACTTTATGCCGCGCCTGCAAAACCAATTCGCGCATATGAGCATTGCCGACTTGCTGATTTGAAACAAAAATCTGCGCTTCGCTATTCAGCCCCATGACGTATTCTCCGCCGATTGCCACATCGACATTGCGGATTTCATAGCCGGATTGGCGTTCGGCTTCTTCAATCGCATAATGCAATGCCTGTTTTGCGGCGGCAATATCTTTAATCACGCCGGCTTTCACCGCTTCGGCATTGACCACGCCGCAGCCTAAGACACTGAATTTTCCTTCCGTATTGCTTTGCGCAATCAATACGCGCAAACGCGAACTGCCAATATCGATGACGGCTTGAATATTTTCTATTGCACTCATTTTCCGGCCTTCTCGTTTTTTATTTTCTCGCTCACAGGACTGACCCCCGCTTTCCAACGCACGGAAAAGCCGTCTGCATAACGCAAATCTAAGGTAGAAATATACTGCCCATAACGATTTAACATTTTTTCTTTAATTACCACTAATTTTTTCAGTCGTTTATTTAATTCTTCGCGTCCTAAAATCACTTCGATGCCGTTGGCCAAATACAGATGCCAGACATGACGCTCATCTAAGCGTAAACGGCGCAGCGGCAAGCCTTGCGCGTTCAGCCAAGGATTCAGATGCAGATACATATCCAAGACCTGCGCCTCGCTGCCCTGCGGTCCGTGCACCGGGAAAAGCATCGCCAAAGCAGGCGATTCCGGCAAAGCGAAAATCGCCGCCTCATTATCCAAAAAATGCCTGTCGCCCCAGCGCAGCAGCGGCACGCGCTCCTGCACGTCAATGCGCAGCGCGTCCGGCCATTCTTTGCTGACCACAATGGATTTGACCCAATCTTGCTTGCGCAATTCCGCCGCCAGCAAGCTCACATCGATTTGCAATAAATCGTTGCGCCCGAAATGTTGCACTTTTTCCGTCAGCTGATTGCCGTCGGCATAGATCAAAGGACGCAGCAAAACCACGCGTTTAAGCGGCAAAAAGGCATCTTGAGTTAAGCGTTGGCACAAAAGCCAAGAGCATAATCCGATAACCAGCAACAAAAACAGCGTCAGCAGCAAACTGGCTAAAAATCCCAGCACAGAACGCTTGCGCTTATCCTGCGTCAAAGAACCGACGGAAGTTCTCCGCTTGGGACGCTGATTGGCAATCATGCAGGACTCTCTAAGGTTTGCGTCAAAACGCGCAGCACTAAGGCGTCAAAATCCATGCCCGCTTGTGCCGCCGCCTGCGGTACTAAAGAATGCGAGGTCATGCCGGGGGCTAAATTGATTTCCAAGAGCCAAGGACGGTTTTCTTGGTCTAACATAATATCTACCCGCCCCCAAGCGCGGGCATCCAGCACCGCAAAAGCCTTGGCGGTCAGCGCGGCGATTTCCGCACTTAAGTCCGCATCTAAGGGCGCAGGACAGAGATAATAGGTATCCTCGGCTTGGTATTTGGCATGAAAATCATAGAAATCATGCGTTTTGCCGGTAATAATCTCAATTAAGGGCAGGACTTGATTATCCACGACCGCACAGGTCAACTCCCGTCCTTCCACCCAAGGCTCAACCATCACTTTCTGCTCGCCGACTTTGGCATGGCTTAAAGCAGCCTGCCATTCGCCGGCATTACGCACGCGACTAATCCCGACGCTGGAGCCTTCCAAAGCGGGCTTGACGGCAAAATCCCGCACTTTAAGCAAAGCACAGACTTCATCATAGCTTTCATTGCCTTGCAAAACATAGTCTTTCAGCACCGGTAAACCGTAGCTCGCCCAGACTTGCTTGGTCATGATTTTATCCATCGCCAAGGCGCAAGCCATCACGCCGCTGCCGGTATAAGGAATGCCCAGCCATTGCAAGACGCCCTGAATTTGTCCGTCTTCGCCGCCGCGACCGTGCAACATCACGAAAGCACGATCAAAACCCTGATTGCCTAAATTCAGTACTGCCTGACGATCTCGACTATCCACCAAATGCGCATCGATGCCTTGACGACACAGAGCCTCATATACCGCCTGTCCGCTGATTAAAGAGACTTCGCGTTCTGCGGAATCGCCGCCGTATAAGACGGCAACCTTGCCAAACTGCTTCATGCTTCCTCCGCCACAATCTCTTTTGCCAAGCGTCCGATATCGCCCGCGCCTAAGAAAATCACCACATCCTCATCTTGCAGCAAATGCTCGCGCAAATAGGCCGTGATGTCGTTTTTATCGGCAATCACAATCGGCTCGACGCGTCCGTGCGCGCGAATGGCGCGGCTGAGGGCTTTGGTATCTGCTCCTGCAATCGGCGCTTCGCCGGCGCTATAGACATCGGTCAGCACCAAAACTTCGCACTCGCTCAAGACTTCGGCGAAATCATCGAGCAAATCGCGGGTGCGGGTAAAACGGTGCGGCTGGAAGACCGGCACAATCCGCCGCCCTGCGAAGCCCTCCTGCGCCGCTGCCAAAACGGCTTTAATCTCATTGGGATGATGCCCGTAATCTTCAAAAATATCCGCTTCGCCGCGCGCATGTTTCAAGCGACCGTGATGGGTAAAACGCCGTCCTACGCCGCGAAACGCCGCCAAACCGCTGATAATCGCCTCGCGATCCAGACCCAATTCCTCGCCGACAATAATCGCCGCCAAGGCATTAAGTACATTATGTTTGCCCGGCATATTCAAAGTCACGGGGAAAGTGGTATTGCTGGCATCGTCAATCACGTCAAAGCGCATCTGCATGCCTTCCTGACGCACATTAAGCGCGCGCACGTCCGCATCTTTGGAAATACCGTAAGTGCGCATCGGGCGCGCCACCTCCGACAAAATCGCGCGCACGCCGGGATCGTCAATACACAAGACCGCCAAGCCGTAAAAAGGCAGATTATGCAAAAAGCGCACAAAGCCTGCTTTCAGCACCTCATAGCTGTGCTCATAATTCTCCAAATGATCGGCGTCGATATTGGTTACAATCGAAATCATCGGTTGCAGCAGCCAAAACGAGGTATCGGATTCATCAGCTTCGGCGACCAAATACTGCCCCTCGCCCAAACGCGCATTGCTTCCCGCCGCCGTCAGCACGCCGCCGATAATAAAGGTCGGGTCTAAGCCGGCATCGGTCAAAATACTGGCGGTCAGGCTGGTAGTCGTGGTTTTGCCATGCGTGCCGGCAATGGCAATTCCGAAGCGAAAACGCATGATTTCCGCCAACATCTCCGCCCGCCGAATCACGGGAATGCCCAATTCGCGTGCGCACAATACCTCGGGATTGTCTTTGGCGATGGCGGAAGAGGTAACCACCACATGCGCCCCTTCGACATTATCGGCATGATGCCCGTAGAAAATCTTAGCCCCTTGCGCCGCCAATTTTTCGCTAATCGCGGATGCTTTTTGATCCGAACCGCTGATTTGATAGCCTAAATTAATCAATACCTCGGCAATCGCGCTCATGCCCACGCCGCCGATACCGACAAAAAAGATGTTTTGTACGCGGCGCATCTGACGGCGCTCGATGCGCCCGAAATGAATATCTGCTGCTTTCATCGCAGTACTTCCTCAATATTGTGCAAAATCTTATCCAAAGCCTGCGCATGGCTTACTTGCCGCGCAAGCGCCGCCTGCGCCGCCAAATCTTCACGCAAATCGCGCGCCTGAATCAAGGCAGCTAATGTCTGCGCATCGAGATTGCTCTGCTGCACAATCTCGGCTGCTCCAAGTGCCGCCAAAGTCTGTGCATTGGCGCTTTGATGGTCATCGACGGCATGCGGGAAAGGCACGAATACGGCGGCAATGCCGACCGTAGCAATCTCCGCCACCGTCGCCGCGCCCGAACGCGCCAAGACCCAATCCGCTTCGGCATAGGCCTGCGCCATATCTTCGATAAAAGGCAAAACCTTGGCTTTCACGCCCGATTGCGCATACAAAGCCTCGGTTGCTTCTAGCCATTTGCTGCCGACTTGATGAGTCACGCGCGGGCGGCTGTCTTCAGGAATCAATGCCAAAGCCTGCGGCAATAATTCGTTTAATGCTTTTGCCCCCTGACTGCCGCCCAAAACCAGCAGACGGATTTTGCCGTAATGCTGGGCATAGCGTTTTTCAGGCGCTTCCAAGGCGGCAATATCGGTACGCACCGGATTGCCGGTTTCCACAAAATCCTTGCCGACAGGCAGTTTATCCGCCGCACGCTTATCGGCTAACAAGACCTTATCCGTCCATTTCGCCAGCCATGTATTCGTCATGCCCATGACGGCGTTCTGCTCATGAATGACCAAAGGAATGCGCAGCTGCTTTGCCGCCAAGCCT is a window from the Suttonella indologenes genome containing:
- a CDS encoding D-alanine--D-alanine ligase — protein: MKQFGKVAVLYGGDSAEREVSLISGQAVYEALCRQGIDAHLVDSRDRQAVLNLGNQGFDRAFVMLHGRGGEDGQIQGVLQWLGIPYTGSGVMACALAMDKIMTKQVWASYGLPVLKDYVLQGNESYDEVCALLKVRDFAVKPALEGSSVGISRVRNAGEWQAALSHAKVGEQKVMVEPWVEGRELTCAVVDNQVLPLIEIITGKTHDFYDFHAKYQAEDTYYLCPAPLDADLSAEIAALTAKAFAVLDARAWGRVDIMLDQENRPWLLEINLAPGMTSHSLVPQAAAQAGMDFDALVLRVLTQTLESPA
- the ftsA gene encoding cell division protein FtsA; the encoded protein is MSAIENIQAVIDIGSSRLRVLIAQSNTEGKFSVLGCGVVNAEAVKAGVIKDIAAAKQALHYAIEEAERQSGYEIRNVDVAIGGEYVMGLNSEAQIFVSNQQVGNAHMRELVLQARHKVSEPSQQILHILAQQYVLDGRYEVAYPESMPARQVNASYHVLRADQTMCATIKRCVEAAGVGVNAIVSSALASSYMATTAEEREMGVCLLDIGAGTSDFMIWLNGVPIASGGLTIGGEQVSSHLAGKYSTTRQYAEMLKCQQGAMLLPLMKTQFLELPHTGLRSGRKIESADFVAAIHESYAQLFQHFEAALRRLGMREIPIHSIVITGGAAQLPGLTHYLEEKFALPARLAKPYFIEGLADHLQYDAGMTGVLGIAKLLYEPLPDHVWEIQPKRDIIRKLKHIFGRGSQWA
- the murG gene encoding undecaprenyldiphospho-muramoylpentapeptide beta-N-acetylglucosaminyltransferase, whose translation is MTEWSGKTVLMMAGGTGGHVYPALAVAQALAVRGAEIHWLGNADGFEAAKVAQAGFTLHDIQVKALRGKGLIGWLKAPFMIYAALKRVKAVMRRLRPAVVIGMGGFVSGPGGLAAKQLRIPLVIHEQNAVMGMTNTWLAKWTDKVLLADKRAADKLPVGKDFVETGNPVRTDIAALEAPEKRYAQHYGKIRLLVLGGSQGAKALNELLPQALALIPEDSRPRVTHQVGSKWLEATEALYAQSGVKAKVLPFIEDMAQAYAEADWVLARSGAATVAEIATVGIAAVFVPFPHAVDDHQSANAQTLAALGAAEIVQQSNLDAQTLAALIQARDLREDLAAQAALARQVSHAQALDKILHNIEEVLR
- a CDS encoding cell division protein FtsQ/DivIB; the protein is MIANQRPKRRTSVGSLTQDKRKRSVLGFLASLLLTLFLLLVIGLCSWLLCQRLTQDAFLPLKRVVLLRPLIYADGNQLTEKVQHFGRNDLLQIDVSLLAAELRKQDWVKSIVVSKEWPDALRIDVQERVPLLRWGDRHFLDNEAAIFALPESPALAMLFPVHGPQGSEAQVLDMYLHLNPWLNAQGLPLRRLRLDERHVWHLYLANGIEVILGREELNKRLKKLVVIKEKMLNRYGQYISTLDLRYADGFSVRWKAGVSPVSEKIKNEKAGK
- the murC gene encoding UDP-N-acetylmuramate--L-alanine ligase — its product is MKAADIHFGRIERRQMRRVQNIFFVGIGGVGMSAIAEVLINLGYQISGSDQKASAISEKLAAQGAKIFYGHHADNVEGAHVVVTSSAIAKDNPEVLCARELGIPVIRRAEMLAEIMRFRFGIAIAGTHGKTTTTSLTASILTDAGLDPTFIIGGVLTAAGSNARLGEGQYLVAEADESDTSFWLLQPMISIVTNIDADHLENYEHSYEVLKAGFVRFLHNLPFYGLAVLCIDDPGVRAILSEVARPMRTYGISKDADVRALNVRQEGMQMRFDVIDDASNTTFPVTLNMPGKHNVLNALAAIIVGEELGLDREAIISGLAAFRGVGRRFTHHGRLKHARGEADIFEDYGHHPNEIKAVLAAAQEGFAGRRIVPVFQPHRFTRTRDLLDDFAEVLSECEVLVLTDVYSAGEAPIAGADTKALSRAIRAHGRVEPIVIADKNDITAYLREHLLQDEDVVIFLGAGDIGRLAKEIVAEEA